From one Paenibacillus terrae HPL-003 genomic stretch:
- a CDS encoding glycosyltransferase family 2 protein: protein MSEQIRYSIVIPMYNEEAVITETYRRLKQVMGSMGEPYELIFVNDGSSDRSVQLIKEFSLRDDTIVLIDFSRNFGHQLAITAGMDYAVGEAVVVIDADLQDPPELIVEMANKWKEGYEVVYAKRLKRNGETRFKKWSASLFYRVLKASTDINIPVDTGDFRLMDRKVIDELKRLPENNRFVRGLVSWIGFKQTAVEYERDERLAGETKYPLKRMIKLSLDGITSFSIKPLKLAGYIGALLSMSGFLYLMYVLFLNFFTDSYVMKGWSSMISISLIFDGVILIILGIMGEYVGRIYDETKARPLYIVREHLGGQYENGPTHAMKAPEQRESLYMQGSRDSLISASRTVRGNSAVYTRPKSGHGA from the coding sequence ATGAGTGAACAAATCCGTTATTCCATAGTTATTCCGATGTACAACGAGGAAGCCGTCATTACCGAAACCTATCGGCGGCTGAAGCAAGTCATGGGCTCGATGGGCGAGCCCTACGAGCTGATATTCGTAAATGACGGCAGTTCGGACCGCAGCGTCCAGTTGATCAAGGAATTCAGTCTCAGAGACGATACCATAGTATTGATTGATTTCTCCCGTAATTTCGGTCATCAGCTAGCAATTACCGCCGGGATGGATTATGCGGTGGGAGAGGCGGTCGTCGTTATTGACGCCGACCTCCAGGACCCGCCTGAACTGATCGTAGAGATGGCCAATAAGTGGAAGGAAGGCTATGAGGTAGTCTACGCCAAACGGCTGAAACGCAATGGCGAAACTCGCTTCAAAAAGTGGTCTGCCAGCCTCTTCTACCGTGTACTGAAAGCATCGACGGATATTAATATCCCGGTAGACACTGGCGATTTCCGCCTGATGGATCGCAAGGTAATAGACGAATTGAAACGGCTGCCGGAAAATAATCGGTTTGTCCGTGGACTCGTTAGCTGGATCGGCTTCAAGCAGACGGCTGTTGAATATGAGCGCGATGAGCGGCTCGCGGGTGAAACCAAGTATCCGCTGAAACGCATGATCAAGCTCAGTCTGGACGGAATCACATCCTTTTCCATTAAACCGCTCAAGCTGGCAGGTTATATCGGCGCACTCCTGTCCATGTCCGGCTTCCTGTATCTGATGTACGTATTGTTTCTCAACTTTTTCACCGATTCCTATGTCATGAAGGGCTGGTCGTCCATGATTAGCATCAGCCTGATTTTTGACGGAGTGATCCTGATCATTCTCGGTATTATGGGTGAATATGTTGGACGGATTTATGACGAAACCAAAGCCCGCCCGCTCTACATTGTTCGCGAACATCTGGGTGGACAATACGAAAACGGCCCTACCCATGCCATGAAGGCCCCTGAACAACGTGAATCCCTGTACATGCAAGGTTCCCGTGACAGCCTAATATCCGCCAGCCGCACAGTACGCGGCAACAGCGCGGTATATACCAGACCTAAATCCGGTCACGGAGCGTAA
- a CDS encoding glycosyltransferase family 39 protein: protein MIKKWFKNRADVPLIIIMLISAILNGYNIWQDKYVNTYYTTAVASMLENFHNFFFASLDSAGSVTVDKPPVVFWIQTASAYIFGLHGWSVILPQALAQVGSVLLVYLLVKPSFGTMAARLAAFAMATTPIAVAVSRTNNIDAMLVFTLLLATWLLFRGIRNHKMGPILWAFAVVGIAFNEKMLQAYMIVPALGLFYLLASKFNWKRKAITLAASAVVLMAVSLSWAVVVDSTPADQRPYMGSSGTNSVLNLAFGYNGLSRLTGDRGTGGGTGGGQRSEWKQNASTNNSNTNSDQAQTAASSDATTATGDAATHNMAPGGSGTGGQMPPGGFGGNDQGGGQGGPGGGPGGNSGGGMFGTGEKGPLRLFQSALSGQASWLLPFALIASIGLLAGIRRRNITQKHKEVIFWLAWLIPVAAFFSVAGFFHHYYLIMLAPPIAALFGAGFVELWEQYRERSGWLSWLLPAAVLATSVFSWFVLQNYNDTIGSGWSIAVLILGIIGTALLVVARLESEKFTRYAIIASVLAMFIGPVYWALTPITYGGNSMIPQAGPSQFGGGGGGGGMPGGNFGNRGQTNNAEQSSSDGNTSSTGTSRDREQRSSTRSRGMGGPNGSQSLDQKTLNYLQKHNTGETYLFAASNYSTAAPYMIEAGQKVIIMNGFVSSDPVYTVDKIKALVESGQVKYFMINGGGGGGPDSGNSEVTAWIKEHGKVIPTDEWKTTTGETSTSAKASDSGSDITNSNSNAQDGQGGPGGDERGGSGTLYEITL, encoded by the coding sequence ATGATTAAGAAATGGTTCAAGAACAGGGCGGACGTCCCCCTCATCATCATTATGCTGATATCCGCCATTTTGAACGGATACAACATCTGGCAAGACAAATATGTTAACACCTACTACACGACGGCCGTAGCAAGCATGCTAGAGAACTTTCACAACTTCTTCTTCGCCTCACTTGATTCTGCCGGATCGGTAACGGTAGACAAACCGCCTGTCGTGTTCTGGATTCAGACCGCGAGCGCCTATATATTCGGGCTTCACGGCTGGAGCGTTATTCTGCCGCAAGCGCTGGCGCAAGTCGGATCGGTACTGCTCGTTTACCTGCTCGTGAAACCGAGCTTCGGTACGATGGCCGCTCGATTGGCCGCCTTCGCCATGGCAACGACACCAATTGCAGTAGCGGTCAGCCGCACCAATAACATCGACGCGATGCTGGTTTTCACACTGCTGCTCGCCACATGGTTGCTGTTCAGAGGCATTAGAAACCACAAAATGGGACCGATCCTCTGGGCTTTCGCAGTCGTAGGTATCGCCTTTAACGAAAAAATGCTTCAAGCCTATATGATTGTTCCCGCTTTGGGACTCTTCTACCTGCTGGCCTCCAAGTTTAACTGGAAGCGAAAAGCGATAACACTGGCAGCATCGGCAGTCGTTCTCATGGCCGTGTCGCTCTCTTGGGCAGTTGTGGTCGACTCCACTCCGGCAGACCAACGCCCTTATATGGGAAGCAGCGGTACGAACTCCGTACTAAATCTGGCCTTTGGCTATAACGGTCTGTCCCGTCTAACAGGAGATCGGGGAACAGGCGGCGGCACTGGTGGCGGTCAACGCTCGGAGTGGAAACAAAACGCTTCAACGAATAATAGCAATACAAACTCCGATCAAGCTCAGACCGCTGCATCATCGGACGCTACTACAGCAACTGGCGACGCTGCTACCCATAACATGGCACCAGGTGGATCCGGTACAGGTGGCCAAATGCCACCGGGCGGATTTGGAGGCAACGATCAAGGCGGTGGTCAGGGTGGACCGGGTGGTGGACCGGGTGGAAATTCCGGTGGTGGCATGTTCGGCACGGGTGAAAAGGGACCTTTACGGTTGTTCCAATCTGCCCTGTCAGGTCAAGCCAGCTGGCTGCTTCCATTCGCATTGATTGCTTCAATCGGTTTGCTTGCAGGCATTCGACGCCGTAATATCACGCAAAAACACAAAGAGGTCATCTTCTGGCTGGCCTGGCTGATTCCCGTAGCTGCATTTTTCAGCGTAGCCGGTTTCTTCCATCATTATTACCTGATTATGCTCGCACCACCAATTGCAGCGCTCTTCGGAGCCGGATTCGTGGAATTATGGGAGCAATATCGTGAGCGTTCCGGCTGGCTCTCCTGGCTGTTACCCGCAGCGGTACTGGCAACCTCGGTATTTAGCTGGTTTGTCCTGCAAAATTACAACGACACCATTGGCAGTGGCTGGTCCATCGCCGTATTGATCCTGGGGATCATCGGCACGGCGCTTCTGGTAGTAGCACGATTGGAATCGGAGAAGTTCACGAGATATGCCATCATTGCAAGTGTACTCGCTATGTTTATCGGCCCTGTGTACTGGGCATTGACACCGATCACCTACGGAGGGAACAGCATGATTCCACAAGCTGGACCTTCTCAATTTGGCGGCGGTGGAGGCGGTGGCGGAATGCCAGGAGGTAATTTTGGCAACCGAGGCCAAACCAACAATGCAGAGCAATCCAGCTCTGATGGTAATACTTCAAGCACAGGAACAAGCAGAGACAGGGAACAGAGATCTTCTACCCGCTCCAGAGGAATGGGTGGACCAAACGGTAGCCAAAGCCTAGACCAAAAAACGTTGAACTATTTGCAAAAGCATAACACAGGTGAAACCTACCTTTTCGCAGCAAGCAATTATTCAACAGCCGCTCCTTACATGATTGAAGCAGGACAAAAAGTGATTATTATGAACGGCTTTGTATCCTCCGATCCGGTGTATACCGTCGATAAGATCAAAGCGCTGGTGGAAAGCGGTCAGGTGAAATACTTCATGATCAACGGTGGAGGCGGCGGTGGACCGGATAGCGGTAACTCCGAAGTCACTGCATGGATCAAAGAGCATGGCAAAGTGATTCCTACAGACGAATGGAAAACAACAACTGGCGAAACCAGTACCAGTGCCAAAGCATCCGACAGCGGAAGCGACATCACGAACAGCAACTCGAACGCTCAGGATGGTCAAGGTGGACCTGGCGGAGACGAACGTGGCGGAAGCGGTACTTTATACGAAATCACATTATAA
- a CDS encoding response regulator transcription factor, producing the protein MNPIHGVKIMLADDEPHILQFLELGLINEGYEVKTAENGSDALDLAKEFRPHVAVLDVMMPEMNGFEVCQSLKETEDNIAVIMLTAKDDVDDRVKGLKLGADDYVVKPFSFNELLARIEARLRNQFPDLLGEVVHGPFQVDDRRKEIRYQNQVLELSPTEYELLKFLVLNHGIVLSKSRILDRVWGYDFGGEDNIVEVYIRSLREKLKDKEHRVIRTLRGVGYRVDLL; encoded by the coding sequence ATGAATCCGATACACGGGGTTAAAATTATGCTAGCGGACGATGAGCCGCACATTTTGCAATTTTTGGAGCTTGGGCTGATTAATGAAGGCTATGAGGTCAAAACAGCTGAGAACGGCAGTGATGCACTGGATTTAGCAAAAGAATTTCGCCCGCATGTTGCGGTGCTGGATGTTATGATGCCTGAAATGAATGGCTTTGAGGTATGTCAAAGTCTCAAGGAGACAGAGGATAACATTGCAGTCATTATGCTGACAGCCAAGGATGATGTGGATGATCGGGTAAAAGGATTAAAACTGGGCGCGGACGATTATGTCGTGAAGCCCTTTAGTTTTAATGAACTGCTGGCCCGGATTGAAGCGCGTCTGCGCAATCAGTTTCCCGATCTGCTCGGAGAAGTGGTTCACGGACCCTTTCAGGTGGATGATCGACGAAAGGAAATTCGCTACCAAAATCAGGTACTGGAGCTGTCGCCTACCGAATATGAACTATTGAAGTTTTTGGTGTTGAATCACGGGATTGTCCTTAGTAAAAGTCGAATCCTGGATCGAGTGTGGGGGTATGATTTTGGGGGCGAGGACAATATTGTCGAGGTGTATATTCGCTCCTTACGTGAAAAGCTCAAAGACAAGGAGCATCGGGTCATTCGTACGCTGCGTGGTGTTGGGTACCGGGTGGACTTGCTATGA
- a CDS encoding sensor histidine kinase encodes MKAAGKSRRRTALRSLRSQLLARTLLIVALLLVLIGFLQYFLMKDFLYRSRADAMGTQLGSIPADLLIKDWQEKSGSSTPKEGTNRKDNRPRPFLFWPDMSLASIDTAGTFTSQSNENGLTPPRLTTQQYISMQQSKRMRYGYQLLTDAQGNEQLVVFRPLGPPDHSNGLLQMGVSTTSMHEQLINQLRTFILLSLIALAIGLALMLPVLRRTLVPLSRMVEAVKRIDAGNLAERFDAEQGQYEVDRLAVSFNGMLERLEHSFAAERELQMQMRRFIADASHELRTPLTSIHGFLEVLLRGAASNPKQLQSALESMYGESKRMNKLVSDLLLLAKLDRTPELKLEDMSLDTLLLEMKPQLLMLAGKRRVIFDMTAGVRVLAEGDKIKQVVLNLFHNAVQHTDRERGVIHVNLSAGKKLADIQIRDNGPGMSKEQLERIFERFYRGDESRTRSSGGAGLGLAITQSIVEAHGGKITAASTPGEGSVFKVALPLAGTV; translated from the coding sequence ATGAAGGCGGCGGGGAAAAGCCGGAGAAGAACTGCGCTCCGTTCTCTCCGCTCCCAGCTTTTGGCCAGAACGTTACTTATTGTGGCGCTGCTGCTCGTCTTGATCGGATTTTTACAATATTTCCTGATGAAAGATTTTCTGTATCGCAGTCGGGCGGATGCGATGGGTACGCAGTTAGGCTCAATTCCTGCCGATTTATTGATTAAAGATTGGCAGGAGAAGAGCGGAAGCTCCACCCCCAAAGAAGGAACCAATCGGAAGGATAACCGACCGAGGCCGTTTCTGTTTTGGCCGGATATGTCGCTTGCTTCCATAGATACAGCTGGAACCTTTACGAGCCAGTCTAACGAAAATGGACTTACGCCACCGAGGCTCACCACTCAGCAGTATATTTCGATGCAGCAAAGCAAGCGCATGCGTTATGGCTATCAATTGCTCACGGATGCCCAAGGGAACGAGCAACTGGTCGTATTCCGTCCGCTCGGTCCTCCTGACCACTCGAATGGGCTGCTTCAAATGGGTGTATCTACAACTTCCATGCATGAGCAGCTGATTAACCAGTTGCGTACCTTCATTTTGCTATCTCTGATTGCACTTGCCATTGGTCTGGCACTCATGCTTCCAGTGCTGCGGCGCACCTTGGTGCCCCTTTCGAGGATGGTTGAGGCGGTCAAACGCATTGATGCGGGTAATCTGGCCGAGCGCTTTGACGCAGAGCAGGGGCAGTATGAGGTGGACCGTTTGGCGGTATCCTTTAACGGGATGCTGGAACGGCTGGAGCATTCTTTTGCTGCCGAGCGTGAGTTGCAGATGCAGATGAGACGGTTTATTGCGGATGCTTCCCATGAACTGCGCACCCCGCTCACGTCAATTCACGGTTTTTTGGAGGTGCTGCTTCGTGGAGCGGCATCTAATCCTAAGCAGCTTCAATCTGCATTGGAGAGTATGTATGGTGAATCCAAGCGGATGAACAAGCTTGTCTCCGATTTATTGTTGCTGGCTAAGCTGGACCGGACGCCCGAATTGAAGCTGGAAGATATGTCGCTGGATACATTGCTGCTGGAAATGAAGCCGCAGCTTCTTATGCTGGCGGGCAAGCGAAGAGTGATTTTTGATATGACGGCGGGTGTGCGAGTGCTTGCTGAGGGGGATAAAATCAAGCAGGTAGTGCTCAATCTGTTCCATAATGCTGTTCAGCATACAGATAGGGAGAGAGGTGTGATCCATGTAAACTTGTCTGCCGGGAAGAAGCTGGCGGATATTCAGATTCGTGATAACGGGCCGGGCATGAGTAAAGAGCAGTTGGAGCGGATTTTTGAACGCTTTTACCGTGGAGATGAGTCACGTACGCGCAGCTCGGGTGGAGCTGGTCTTGGTCTGGCGATTACACAGTCTATTGTGGAAGCACACGGCGGAAAAATCACCGCTGCAAGTACGCCGGGAGAAGGTAGCGTATTCAAGGTCGCGCTGCCGTTAGCGGGGACGGTATAG
- a CDS encoding S8 family serine peptidase, protein MKNPIISKKIPVVTLALALMVSLSLPSISSAATVDQQTSSFLQAQEALTSEATPAFISPELSTTSSQQVRVIVQLDGEPLAVDQYAARSGNQTFTARSEQKAESAIVNEQTTFVDKAAQNGIPLQVNYQYNTVLNGLEITLPANKIPELAKLPGVKSIHENKTYYSIPVQDPLTLTASEATYDNAPLDQIGVPEAWAKGLTGEGIKVGVIDTGIDYEHPDLKAAYKGGYDSFEQDNDPYEEPFLEKENDPYGTGFAGTTHGTHVSGTIAGQAANKTADIVQKGIAYKSDLYVYKVLGRNTKTGRSSGSSAQVIDGIERAVKDGMNVINLSLGSDSEKDPNSPDSIAINNAVLSGVVAVIANGNAAQNGNYYYSMGSPATSQLAISVGAATSPSKSFSGTASVTRDSYWEANGELKKTVTADAYAHYGFNLMGWETGNEDFASILGTAPYELVYANLGQPDDFEGKDVAGKIVLVSRGNLAFVDKIANAKENGAKAVIIFNGKAKTTDITQADLTDSIPSLDSYVNANQGDNFDYIPTFDMKGKEGRALARQIVDSAGEKFTVSFGENYIRTDNTGNTIAGFSSRGPNGDELLSIKPDVSAPGVGILSTYPAFAKFYPDASYKQAYKRSNGTSMASPHVAGLAVLLKQQHPNWTPFDIRAALANTSDTLYDENHIQYDVYSQGAGLVNIANAIQTPALLETVEKITILDKNFNRQEVVNYNPSASFGVLKPGSDAKQIQLQLKNLSANSVQYEASYTLHDNVTSDPAKPVATPAVSNIAVQLQGVGTNGTISAEAGKSQPFFLSVQPNSGAATGVYEGEVILKSAGLPTLHLPFVVHVGNENPTTGLGLQDLSITNPIIYPNRTGAQRSTDLAFRLTTDKTNQIALYVYGIDDKLIGLITGITTPTEQGVNARLKQGAYSFKGIDGSYVEFDANGKPVLDASGQPVIQHLKDGVYKLEVNSPELNAKGEVVTNTDGPKFFTAMKAIRVDNSAASGNGGGGSAGGGGGRSNTTPSASTTTSTPVAPSAPSLQSVVKQGQAVKAVATTVEVNNNVQSLTVTDADLQATVTAAGSSPIAIVLSASSQAGQTTKAALTSAQLTTLGKAAAGSSLIVSNTGSSLALPISALKNAPAGAGIEVVISSQAQESNTFTSKLKGSTVIGTPVGFEANVVTVGKSEPLKVAPGQFISRSFTVPGQIESNTAGVLYTANGNVYPVPSVFTKQADGSTVVKVNRPGFSTYAAATRPVSFEDISSSYAQSEIQSLANKLLINGTTDTAFSPKKNVTRAEFAAMVTRALGLTPGTAAPFGDIPAGSWYAGDVAAAYEAGLITGRSGDKFDPNANISRQEIAVVLSKTVDLLQIKASVDGPARTPYHDASSFAGYAKDSIEKVSAAGIINGETIKGSSYFQPNAPTTREASAKVLHVLLQKAALIN, encoded by the coding sequence TTGAAAAATCCGATCATTTCGAAAAAAATTCCTGTCGTAACACTCGCTCTTGCCTTGATGGTAAGCTTGTCTCTACCGTCTATCAGTTCTGCTGCTACCGTAGACCAGCAAACCAGTTCATTTTTACAAGCACAGGAAGCTTTGACTTCCGAAGCAACCCCGGCGTTCATTTCGCCCGAGCTGAGTACCACTTCCTCCCAGCAGGTCAGAGTCATCGTGCAGCTGGATGGTGAGCCACTAGCCGTGGACCAATATGCGGCACGGTCGGGTAACCAGACTTTCACAGCACGATCCGAGCAAAAAGCGGAATCCGCTATCGTCAATGAGCAAACAACGTTCGTAGACAAAGCAGCACAGAACGGTATTCCGCTCCAAGTGAATTACCAGTACAATACGGTACTTAACGGCTTGGAGATTACGCTGCCAGCCAATAAAATTCCGGAACTGGCAAAGCTGCCAGGTGTAAAATCCATCCACGAAAACAAAACGTATTATTCCATCCCCGTACAGGACCCGCTGACACTCACCGCCAGCGAAGCAACGTATGATAACGCACCGCTGGATCAGATTGGTGTTCCTGAAGCCTGGGCTAAAGGTCTGACAGGCGAAGGAATTAAGGTCGGGGTTATTGATACCGGGATCGATTATGAGCACCCGGATTTGAAAGCAGCTTACAAAGGTGGGTATGACTCTTTTGAGCAGGACAACGATCCTTACGAGGAGCCTTTCCTTGAAAAAGAGAATGACCCGTACGGCACAGGTTTTGCCGGAACAACACACGGTACGCACGTATCCGGTACGATTGCCGGCCAGGCCGCTAATAAAACGGCGGATATTGTACAAAAGGGTATTGCCTATAAATCGGACTTATACGTGTATAAGGTGCTTGGACGCAATACGAAGACTGGGCGCTCCTCCGGTTCCTCCGCACAGGTCATCGACGGTATTGAACGTGCTGTTAAGGATGGCATGAACGTGATTAACCTGTCTCTCGGCTCGGACTCCGAGAAGGACCCAAACTCACCGGACTCCATTGCTATTAATAATGCTGTGCTTTCCGGTGTAGTTGCGGTTATTGCAAACGGTAATGCGGCACAAAACGGGAATTATTATTATTCAATGGGCTCCCCTGCAACATCGCAGCTGGCGATTTCCGTCGGTGCGGCCACTTCGCCAAGCAAAAGCTTCTCGGGCACAGCTTCAGTTACCCGTGACTCCTACTGGGAAGCGAATGGTGAATTGAAGAAAACAGTAACCGCCGATGCTTATGCGCATTACGGGTTTAATCTGATGGGCTGGGAGACAGGCAATGAGGATTTTGCTTCGATTCTGGGAACTGCCCCTTATGAACTTGTATACGCAAATTTGGGACAGCCTGATGATTTTGAAGGAAAAGATGTAGCAGGAAAAATTGTCCTCGTTTCACGCGGAAACCTGGCATTCGTCGATAAAATCGCAAATGCAAAAGAGAACGGCGCAAAAGCCGTAATCATTTTTAACGGGAAAGCAAAAACGACTGACATCACGCAGGCTGATTTGACAGACTCCATTCCGAGTCTAGATAGCTACGTAAACGCTAACCAGGGCGACAACTTTGATTATATTCCAACCTTTGATATGAAAGGCAAGGAAGGTCGCGCGCTGGCTAGACAAATCGTGGACAGCGCAGGCGAGAAGTTCACTGTCTCCTTTGGTGAAAATTATATTCGCACAGATAATACAGGCAATACGATTGCTGGATTCAGTTCCCGTGGGCCGAACGGCGATGAGCTGCTCAGCATCAAGCCAGATGTGAGTGCACCGGGGGTCGGCATTTTGTCAACTTATCCTGCCTTCGCCAAGTTCTATCCGGATGCCTCTTATAAACAGGCTTACAAGCGCAGCAACGGAACCAGTATGGCTTCTCCGCATGTAGCCGGACTTGCTGTACTGCTGAAGCAACAGCATCCAAACTGGACACCGTTCGATATCCGCGCTGCTCTGGCGAACACATCGGATACGCTTTACGATGAGAATCATATCCAATACGATGTGTATTCCCAAGGTGCAGGTCTTGTAAACATCGCTAATGCGATTCAGACACCAGCCCTGCTGGAAACTGTTGAAAAGATTACGATTCTCGATAAGAACTTCAATCGGCAGGAGGTCGTGAACTACAATCCTTCCGCCAGCTTCGGGGTGTTAAAACCAGGCAGTGATGCGAAGCAAATTCAGCTTCAGCTCAAAAACCTGTCCGCTAATAGCGTACAGTATGAAGCCAGCTACACTTTGCATGATAATGTAACCTCTGACCCTGCCAAGCCAGTTGCCACGCCTGCCGTGAGCAACATCGCTGTTCAGTTGCAAGGTGTCGGCACGAATGGGACAATCTCGGCAGAAGCGGGTAAATCCCAACCGTTCTTCCTGTCCGTACAGCCAAATTCGGGTGCAGCTACAGGTGTATATGAAGGAGAAGTCATCCTGAAAAGCGCCGGACTGCCTACATTGCATCTGCCGTTCGTCGTTCATGTCGGCAATGAAAATCCGACCACAGGCCTCGGCTTGCAGGACCTGAGTATAACCAACCCAATTATTTATCCAAACCGTACAGGTGCTCAACGCTCAACAGATCTTGCGTTCCGCCTGACCACGGATAAAACGAACCAAATAGCGCTCTATGTATACGGCATAGATGACAAGTTGATTGGTCTTATTACAGGAATTACAACTCCCACGGAGCAAGGAGTTAACGCTCGTCTCAAGCAAGGTGCATACTCCTTTAAGGGCATTGACGGAAGTTACGTCGAATTTGATGCCAACGGAAAACCTGTCCTGGATGCCAGCGGTCAGCCCGTTATTCAGCATTTAAAGGACGGTGTGTATAAGCTGGAGGTTAATTCGCCGGAATTAAACGCAAAAGGCGAAGTCGTGACCAATACTGACGGGCCGAAATTCTTTACCGCTATGAAAGCTATTCGTGTCGACAACAGCGCTGCCTCCGGCAATGGCGGAGGTGGAAGTGCAGGTGGAGGTGGCGGCAGAAGTAATACTACACCTTCCGCTTCAACCACCACATCCACCCCTGTCGCTCCATCTGCACCTTCACTTCAATCCGTAGTGAAGCAAGGACAGGCGGTAAAAGCGGTAGCCACAACTGTTGAGGTTAACAACAATGTACAGTCACTGACTGTAACCGATGCAGATTTGCAGGCTACTGTGACGGCAGCAGGCTCCAGCCCAATAGCCATTGTCCTGTCGGCCAGCAGCCAAGCGGGTCAAACGACCAAAGCAGCGCTGACTTCCGCCCAACTGACAACACTGGGCAAGGCTGCGGCAGGAAGCAGCCTGATTGTGAGCAACACAGGATCTTCCCTGGCTTTGCCAATATCCGCACTGAAAAATGCTCCTGCGGGTGCAGGCATTGAAGTTGTAATTAGCAGCCAGGCACAGGAAAGCAACACATTTACGAGCAAGCTGAAAGGCTCAACTGTGATTGGCACCCCTGTAGGGTTTGAAGCTAATGTTGTCACTGTCGGCAAGAGCGAACCACTTAAGGTTGCGCCGGGACAGTTCATTAGCCGCTCCTTTACCGTGCCCGGCCAAATTGAGTCCAATACTGCCGGTGTTCTCTATACGGCTAACGGAAATGTCTATCCGGTTCCATCCGTCTTTACGAAGCAGGCAGATGGATCTACAGTCGTCAAGGTAAACCGTCCGGGCTTCTCGACGTATGCAGCGGCGACTCGTCCCGTTAGCTTTGAAGATATTTCATCGTCGTATGCTCAATCCGAGATTCAGTCGCTTGCCAACAAGCTGCTGATCAACGGCACCACAGACACGGCCTTCTCACCGAAGAAGAACGTGACACGTGCGGAATTTGCTGCAATGGTAACTCGGGCTCTTGGCCTGACACCGGGTACTGCCGCACCATTCGGCGATATTCCAGCAGGTAGCTGGTATGCCGGCGATGTCGCAGCCGCTTATGAGGCCGGGTTGATCACAGGTCGCAGCGGCGACAAGTTCGATCCGAATGCCAACATCAGTCGTCAGGAAATTGCTGTCGTGCTGAGCAAGACAGTAGACCTGCTCCAGATCAAAGCATCTGTCGATGGTCCTGCGCGTACACCATATCATGATGCTTCATCTTTTGCAGGTTATGCCAAGGATAGCATTGAAAAAGTAAGCGCAGCAGGTATTATCAACGGGGAAACCATCAAAGGTTCCTCCTACTTCCAGCCGAATGCACCTACAACGCGTGAGGCATCTGCCAAGGTGCTGCATGTGCTTTTACAAAAGGCTGCATTGATTAACTAA
- a CDS encoding manganese-dependent inorganic pyrophosphatase, which produces MLAKTLIFGHKNPDTDTICSAIAYADLKTKLGADVEPVRLGEVNGETQYALDYFKVSAPRLVKQVAEETDSVILVDHNERQQSANDIDKVRVTEVIDHHRIANFETSQPLYFRAEPVGCTATILNKLYKENGIAVPKEIAGLMLSAIISDSLLFKSPTCTDQDVAAARELAEIAGVDADSYGFDLLKAGADLSGHSIEQLVSLDAKEFQMNGRKVEIAQVNAVDVNDVLSRQSELEAALSQTIAAKNLDLFLFVVTDIVNSDSIGIALGSQKQAVEKAYNVQLEDNKAVLKGVVSRKSQIVPVLTDAFNSL; this is translated from the coding sequence ATGTTGGCAAAAACATTGATTTTCGGGCATAAAAATCCGGATACGGATACGATTTGCTCAGCTATTGCTTATGCAGACTTGAAAACTAAACTGGGTGCGGACGTGGAGCCGGTTCGTCTGGGTGAGGTAAACGGGGAAACGCAGTATGCACTGGATTATTTCAAAGTGAGTGCGCCGCGTCTGGTTAAACAGGTTGCTGAGGAAACAGACAGCGTCATTCTGGTCGATCATAATGAACGCCAGCAAAGCGCGAATGACATTGACAAAGTGCGTGTAACTGAAGTCATTGACCATCACCGGATCGCTAACTTTGAAACAAGCCAGCCGTTGTACTTCCGCGCTGAGCCTGTAGGCTGCACAGCCACGATTTTGAACAAGCTGTACAAGGAAAACGGGATAGCGGTTCCGAAAGAAATCGCAGGTCTGATGCTGTCCGCGATCATTTCCGATTCCCTGTTGTTCAAATCCCCAACCTGCACGGACCAAGACGTAGCTGCTGCTCGTGAACTGGCTGAAATCGCTGGTGTGGATGCAGATAGCTATGGCTTTGACTTGCTGAAAGCAGGAGCTGATCTGAGCGGTCACTCGATTGAACAGCTGGTGAGTCTGGATGCAAAGGAATTCCAGATGAACGGACGCAAAGTGGAAATTGCGCAAGTGAACGCGGTAGACGTGAACGATGTGCTGTCCCGTCAATCTGAGCTGGAAGCAGCGCTGTCCCAAACAATTGCAGCTAAAAATCTGGATCTGTTCCTGTTCGTCGTAACGGATATTGTGAACAGTGATTCCATTGGTATTGCGCTGGGAAGCCAAAAACAAGCAGTCGAAAAGGCCTATAATGTACAGCTTGAAGACAACAAAGCCGTTCTGAAAGGTGTCGTATCCCGCAAATCGCAGATCGTACCTGTACTGACAGACGCTTTTAACAGTCTGTAA